The Symphalangus syndactylus isolate Jambi chromosome 16, NHGRI_mSymSyn1-v2.1_pri, whole genome shotgun sequence genome has a window encoding:
- the LOC129464657 gene encoding LOW QUALITY PROTEIN: dol-P-Man:Man(5)GlcNAc(2)-PP-Dol alpha-1,3-mannosyltransferase (The sequence of the model RefSeq protein was modified relative to this genomic sequence to represent the inferred CDS: inserted 4 bases in 4 codons) produces MTRPSCGMTVAYDSGPLVYPAGFVSIFMGLFYAPGRGTDIHMXQNIFAVLYLAALLPVFLIYLQTYKAPPFILFFMCHASYCVHSAFVLRLFYDPVXLSISLLLVRRWGWGCWCSSLAASVKMNVLLFXPGLLFLLLTQFGCHGAFPKLGICVGLQVVLGLPFLLEKPTGYLSRSFDLGRQFLFCWTVNRCFLPGALCLHRDFHLALLXHLTLLYWWVFTLYWWHRMGECILSLLKDPSKRKVPPQPFTPNQIVSALFSSNFVGICFSHPLHYQFYVWYFHTLPYLLRARTAHWLTHLLRLLVVGLMELSWNTHPSTSCSSAAQPVCRAVLLLQLWLGLQPFPKSIQHSKKVPEIHPFPSSALSGPGGVIYSVPFQINLAKSNTHTHTHTHTHRLPLSIYRGTYTGCAGKGDSQPHIQSKSLRLLRISINNAMATILTQRHRRKLNSQEYTGILYYLLD; encoded by the exons ATGACTAGACCCAGCTGCGGGATGACAGTGGCCTATGACAGTGGGCCACTTGTGTACCCAGCTGGTTTTGTGTCCATCTTTATGGGGCTGTTCTATGCCCCTGGCCGAGGCACTGACATTCACA CCCAGAACATCTTTGCTGTGCTCTACCTGGCCGCCTTGCTGCCTGTCTTCTTGATTTACCTCCAGACCTACAAGGCACCTCCCTTCATCTTATTTTTCATGTGCCACGCATCTTACTGTGTTCACTCCGCCTTTGTGCTGCGGCTGTTCTATGACCCAG CCCTCAGTATCAGCCTCCTGCTGGTCCggcgctggggctggggctgctggtGTTCCAGCCTGGCAGCCTCTGTGAAGATGAATGTGCTGCTCT GCCCTGGGTTACTGTTTCTTCTCCTCACACAGTTCGGCTGCCATGGGGCCTTCCCCAAGCTGGGCATCTGTGTTGGCCTTCAGGTGGTGCTGGGGTTGCCCTTCCTGCTGGAGAAGCCCACTGGCTACCTGTCTCGCTCCTTTGACCTTGGCCGCCAGTTTCTGTTCTGCTGGACAGTGAACCGGTGCTTCCTCCCAGGGGCTCTCTGCCTGCACCGTGACTTCCACCTCGCCCTGC GCCACCTAACCTTGCTCTACTGGTGGGTGTTTACCCTCTACTGGTGGCACAGGATGGGGGAATGTATCTTGTCACTGCTGAAGGATCCCTCCAAAAGGAAGGTTCCACCCCAGCCCTTCACACCTAACCAGATCGTTTCTGCCCTCTTCAGCTCTAACTTCGTTGGCATCTGCTTCAGCCACCCACTCCACTACCAGTTCTATGTCTGGTATTTCCACACACTGCCCTACCTCCTGCGGGCCAGGACTGCACACTGGCTCACACACCTGCTCAGGTTGCTGGTGGTGGGGCTCATGGAGCTCTCCTGGAACACACACCCCTCCACATCCTGCAGCTCTGCTGCCCAGCCTGTGTGCCGTGCTGTCCTCCTGCTGCAGCTCTGGCTGGGCCTGCAGCCGTTCCCCAAGAGCATCCAACACAGCAAGAAAGTTCCCGAAATCCACCCCTTTCCCTCCAGTGCACTCTCAGGACCTGGGGGAGTGATATACTCTGTGCCCTTCCAAATAAACCTTGCCAAgtccaatacacacacacacacacacacacacacacacagacttcctctctctatatatagaggGACTTACACAGGATGTGCAGGGAAAGGCGACAGCCAGCCACACATCCAGTCAAAATCCCTGAGACTTTTACGTATCTCGATCAACAATGCTATGGCTACAATATTGACACAAAGACACAGAAGGAAGCTGAATTCACAGGAGTACACAGGGATCTTGTATTATCTGCTGGATTAA